Proteins encoded within one genomic window of uncultured Sphingopyxis sp.:
- the nudC gene encoding NAD(+) diphosphatase: MPLPLGFTGARLDRADQMRTNEAAFAAAAADPRATCLALDGIDFVPGERGGLLWEPLDPADERALMLLGIDDAGAPRFVREAAAGGRVDARTRTVMRLLPLLSAEEAALYGGARSLVDWHARHRFCAVCGSPTDLFRGGWGRRCGSCNAEHFPRVDPVVIMLAEFEDRVLVGRQSGFRPGGFSALAGFVEPGESLEEAVARELFEEAGIHVSDVTYVASQPWPFPSSLMIGCRAVAKDPALTLDTTEIEAAMWVDRAEVRAALAGDMGAPFLAPPSLAIARYLLEDWAGF; this comes from the coding sequence ATGCCGCTTCCACTCGGTTTCACCGGCGCGCGGCTCGACCGCGCCGACCAGATGCGCACGAACGAGGCCGCGTTCGCGGCGGCGGCCGCCGATCCGCGCGCGACGTGCCTGGCGCTCGACGGGATCGATTTCGTGCCGGGCGAGCGCGGCGGACTGTTGTGGGAGCCGCTAGACCCCGCCGACGAGCGCGCGTTGATGCTGCTCGGCATCGACGATGCGGGCGCGCCGCGCTTCGTGCGCGAAGCGGCGGCGGGCGGGCGCGTAGACGCGCGCACCCGCACTGTCATGCGGCTGCTCCCCCTGCTCTCGGCCGAGGAAGCGGCGCTTTATGGCGGCGCGCGCAGCCTCGTCGACTGGCACGCGCGGCACCGTTTCTGCGCAGTGTGCGGATCGCCGACCGACCTGTTCCGCGGCGGCTGGGGACGGCGCTGCGGCAGCTGCAATGCCGAACATTTCCCGCGCGTCGACCCGGTCGTGATCATGCTCGCCGAATTTGAGGACCGCGTCCTCGTCGGGCGGCAGAGCGGCTTCCGGCCGGGCGGCTTCTCGGCGCTCGCGGGCTTTGTCGAGCCAGGCGAATCGCTGGAGGAAGCGGTCGCGCGCGAATTGTTCGAAGAAGCGGGCATCCATGTTTCGGACGTCACCTATGTGGCGAGCCAGCCCTGGCCCTTCCCCTCGTCGCTGATGATCGGCTGCCGCGCGGTGGCGAAGGATCCGGCGCTGACGCTCGACACGACCGAGATCGAGGCGGCGATGTGGGTCGATCGCGCCGAGGTCCGCGCCGCGCTCGCGGGCGACATGGGCGCGCCGTTCCTGGCGCCGCCGTCGCTGGCGATCGCGCGCTATCTGCTGGAGGATTGGGCGGGGTTTTAG
- a CDS encoding DUF2497 domain-containing protein: MIARDEAPGAARDARVAEADDILDLQEQEDRAAAEDAPAAGELVSEASADAARQSLEALTAAVAPAAAVAPVAASPAAAGRTMEDVVLDALRPMLKDWLDTNLPPLVEAMVAKEIGRITGRKA, from the coding sequence GTGATCGCTCGCGACGAGGCGCCGGGCGCGGCGCGCGACGCGCGCGTCGCCGAAGCCGACGATATTCTCGACCTTCAGGAGCAGGAAGACCGCGCCGCCGCCGAAGATGCGCCCGCGGCCGGCGAACTGGTCTCCGAAGCGAGCGCCGACGCCGCGCGCCAGTCGCTCGAGGCGCTCACCGCCGCCGTCGCGCCCGCCGCTGCCGTGGCGCCTGTTGCCGCATCGCCCGCCGCCGCCGGCCGCACGATGGAAGACGTCGTCCTCGACGCGCTGCGCCCGATGCTCAAGGACTGGCTCGACACCAACCTGCCCCCGCTCGTCGAGGCGATGGTGGCGAAGGAAATCGGCCGCATTACGGGCCGCAAAGCCTGA
- a CDS encoding TolC family outer membrane protein, giving the protein MTDTDKKQSLRRARWLSGLAASALLLPAGAEAETLQGALAKAYENNPTLTAARAGQRANDENVPIEKSYGLPDIGTQASYDENLIVPGNSFNAPARSLSAGAQLTVPLYQGGAVRNAVRAAKHRVEAGQADLRATEASVFSQVVGAYMDVIRDQAIVQLNQKNVAVLRTNLQATSDRFEIGDLTRTDVAQSEARLALAEGDLRTAEANLIASREGYIRLVGEAPADLEAPPPLPNLPATAEDAVAVALTSNPDIEAANELVNASKADIGTAKSSRAPKVSAIVNGGYNNYLGSLNSGVPGVSVTQETSSAAAGVQVTLPIFTGGRRSAQVRQAQSRSSQAIEQYVEVERGVIAQTRGAYAAWQANERIIAATRQAVGANALSLEGVRAENSVGTRSILDILNAEQEYLNTQVQLVSAQRNSYVAAFSVLAAMGKAEARDLGLEGGALYDPEVNYRRVKGELWDWADDPAPQQVANDTRAVPAANANVPEGPPALPPQ; this is encoded by the coding sequence ATGACCGATACCGACAAGAAACAGTCCCTTCGTCGTGCCCGCTGGCTTTCCGGCCTCGCCGCGAGCGCACTGCTGCTGCCTGCGGGGGCGGAGGCGGAGACGTTGCAGGGAGCATTGGCGAAGGCGTATGAGAACAACCCGACGCTGACGGCGGCGCGGGCGGGGCAGCGCGCGAATGACGAGAATGTTCCGATCGAGAAGAGCTACGGCCTTCCCGACATCGGCACGCAGGCGAGCTATGACGAGAATCTGATCGTTCCGGGCAACAGCTTCAACGCGCCCGCGCGTTCGCTGTCGGCGGGCGCGCAGCTGACGGTGCCGCTCTATCAGGGCGGCGCGGTGCGCAACGCGGTGCGCGCCGCGAAACATCGCGTCGAGGCGGGGCAGGCCGACCTGCGCGCGACCGAAGCGAGCGTCTTCTCGCAGGTCGTCGGCGCCTATATGGACGTCATCCGCGACCAGGCGATCGTCCAGCTCAATCAGAAGAATGTCGCGGTGCTGCGCACCAATCTCCAGGCGACGAGCGACCGGTTCGAGATCGGCGATTTGACGCGCACCGACGTCGCCCAGTCCGAAGCGCGGCTCGCGCTGGCGGAGGGCGACCTGCGCACCGCCGAAGCCAATCTGATCGCGAGCCGCGAGGGCTATATCCGCCTCGTCGGCGAGGCGCCGGCCGATCTCGAAGCGCCGCCGCCGCTGCCGAACCTGCCCGCGACCGCCGAGGATGCGGTGGCGGTCGCGCTCACCAGCAATCCCGACATCGAGGCGGCGAACGAGCTGGTCAACGCTTCGAAGGCCGACATCGGCACCGCTAAGTCGAGCCGCGCGCCCAAGGTGTCGGCGATCGTCAACGGCGGCTATAATAATTATCTGGGATCGCTGAACAGCGGCGTGCCCGGGGTCAGCGTGACGCAGGAGACGTCGAGCGCGGCGGCGGGGGTGCAGGTGACGCTGCCGATCTTCACCGGCGGCCGCCGCTCGGCGCAGGTGCGCCAGGCGCAATCGCGCAGCAGCCAGGCGATCGAGCAATATGTCGAGGTCGAACGCGGGGTGATCGCGCAGACGCGCGGCGCCTATGCGGCGTGGCAGGCGAACGAGCGCATCATCGCCGCGACGCGGCAGGCGGTCGGGGCGAATGCGCTGTCGCTCGAAGGGGTGCGCGCCGAGAACAGCGTCGGCACGCGCTCGATCCTCGACATATTGAACGCCGAGCAGGAATATCTGAACACGCAGGTCCAGCTCGTCTCGGCGCAGCGCAACAGCTATGTCGCCGCCTTCTCGGTGCTCGCCGCGATGGGCAAGGCCGAGGCGCGCGACCTGGGGCTCGAGGGCGGCGCGCTCTATGACCCCGAGGTCAATTACAGGCGCGTGAAGGGCGAGCTGTGGGACTGGGCCGACGATCCGGCGCCGCAGCAGGTCGCAAACGATACCCGCGCCGTCCCTGCCGCAAACGCCAACGTCCCCGAAGGCCCCCCCGCGCTCCCCCCACAATAA
- a CDS encoding protein-L-isoaspartate O-methyltransferase, protein MATKFSEITGAEMRSAMIDSQLRTNEVIDPAVIGAMAVVPREAHVPAALVGVAYMDRAIALTHGRALNPPLVAGRMLVAAAVRPGLRVLLVGSATGYTAALLARLGAEVHAVEEDAELMAAAQAATADANIHWVQGPLAAGAPDAAPFDRIIVEGAIETLPAALVAQLAEGGRLVAARREGTVTRLVEGVKVGGTVALRSFADMDVASLPGFAAPAGFQF, encoded by the coding sequence ATGGCGACGAAGTTTAGCGAAATCACGGGGGCGGAGATGCGCTCCGCCATGATCGACAGCCAGCTCAGGACGAACGAAGTCATCGATCCCGCGGTGATCGGCGCGATGGCCGTCGTACCGCGCGAGGCGCACGTGCCCGCGGCGCTCGTCGGCGTCGCCTATATGGACCGCGCGATCGCGCTGACGCATGGCCGCGCGCTCAATCCCCCGCTCGTCGCCGGCCGCATGCTGGTCGCGGCGGCGGTGCGCCCCGGCCTGCGCGTCCTGCTCGTCGGCAGCGCGACCGGCTATACCGCGGCGCTGCTCGCCCGGCTCGGCGCCGAGGTCCATGCGGTCGAGGAAGATGCGGAGCTGATGGCGGCGGCGCAGGCCGCGACCGCCGACGCCAATATCCATTGGGTCCAGGGTCCGCTCGCCGCGGGCGCGCCCGACGCCGCTCCGTTCGACCGCATCATCGTCGAAGGCGCGATCGAAACGCTGCCCGCCGCGCTCGTCGCGCAGCTCGCGGAGGGCGGTCGGCTCGTCGCCGCGCGCCGTGAAGGCACGGTCACGCGGCTGGTCGAAGGCGTCAAGGTCGGCGGCACCGTCGCGCTGCGCAGCTTCGCCGACATGGACGTCGCGTCGCTGCCCGGCTTCGCCGCGCCCGCGGGCTTTCAATTCTGA
- a CDS encoding OsmC family protein, with translation MAHGTARIGKDHYRTEISVSGHGLIGDEGPGLGGKNEGPAPYDFLLAGLGACTAITLRMYADRKGWPLEWVEVGLKLVNREGLRIDRVLTIAGLDAEQKARLADIAERTPVTLTLKGGLPIDTRLA, from the coding sequence ATGGCTCACGGAACCGCCCGCATCGGCAAGGATCATTACCGCACCGAAATCTCGGTCAGCGGCCACGGCCTGATCGGCGACGAAGGGCCTGGGCTCGGCGGAAAGAATGAGGGACCCGCGCCCTATGACTTCCTGCTCGCGGGACTCGGCGCCTGCACCGCGATCACGCTGCGCATGTATGCCGACCGCAAGGGCTGGCCGCTCGAGTGGGTCGAGGTGGGGCTGAAGCTCGTCAACAGGGAGGGCCTCCGCATCGACCGGGTGTTGACGATCGCCGGGCTCGACGCGGAGCAGAAGGCCCGGCTCGCCGACATCGCCGAGCGGACGCCGGTCACGCTGACGCTGAAAGGCGGGCTGCCGATCGACACGCGGCTCGCCTGA
- a CDS encoding TetR/AcrR family transcriptional regulator, protein MEIEDAPAPTAPHKGRPREFCVDAALAAALRVFWSKGYEGASMADLTEAMGITKPSLYAAFGNKEALFNKALDLYEREKADYMRAALDAPTARGVAERLMYGALDMYTCPENPNGCLGVITSVACGAEAECIREAVLERGAAAKRAMLERFARAKEEGDFPPDTDAEGLAAFLTAVNQGMSVQAGAGATRAELERLVETSLKLWPGR, encoded by the coding sequence ATGGAAATCGAAGACGCCCCTGCTCCCACCGCTCCGCACAAGGGCCGCCCGCGCGAATTTTGCGTCGATGCGGCGCTCGCGGCGGCGCTGCGCGTCTTTTGGTCGAAGGGGTATGAAGGCGCCTCGATGGCCGATTTGACCGAGGCGATGGGGATCACCAAGCCCAGCCTCTATGCCGCCTTCGGCAACAAGGAGGCGCTCTTCAACAAGGCGCTCGACCTTTATGAGCGCGAAAAGGCCGATTATATGCGCGCCGCGCTCGACGCGCCGACCGCGCGCGGGGTCGCCGAGCGGCTGATGTATGGCGCGCTCGACATGTACACTTGCCCCGAGAATCCGAACGGCTGCCTTGGCGTGATCACGTCGGTCGCGTGCGGCGCCGAGGCCGAGTGCATCCGCGAGGCGGTGCTCGAACGCGGGGCGGCGGCGAAGCGCGCGATGCTCGAACGCTTCGCGCGCGCCAAGGAAGAAGGTGACTTTCCGCCCGACACCGACGCCGAGGGGCTCGCCGCTTTCCTGACCGCGGTCAATCAGGGCATGTCGGTGCAGGCGGGCGCGGGCGCGACGCGCGCCGAACTCGAACGGCTGGTCGAAACCAGCCTTAAGCTGTGGCCGGGGCGCTAG
- a CDS encoding efflux RND transporter periplasmic adaptor subunit, whose amino-acid sequence MTVHTPIEKLDPADAKVRRELKTLLHPARGRRAAWIGAFLILIAGAWWLLRDGAPQAAAAPAPVLTVAAPIARDVTLWDEYIGRFEASKAVEVRPRVSGAITAIHFTDGQIVRKGQPLFTIDPRPYRAALAEARAAAASARSDLALARLELDRASRLVDIEAVSQSEIDRLRARVNAANAALAGAEARIAARALDVEFTTVRAPLSGRISDRQIDAGNLVSAGDAGGTLLTTINALDPIYFTFQGSEALFLKTKREGGQKGADVEVRLQDENDYRWKGRIDFTDNGLDPRSGTIRARGRFDNPEMFLTPGMFGNMRLSTGRTAHALLVPAAAVQTDQARKIVYVVGKDGTVAAKPVEIGPDVDGLRVIRSGLTPADRVVINGYQFARPGTKAVTKAGKIVADAPDKAPAGPNEPVSAQATFAK is encoded by the coding sequence ATGACCGTCCACACACCGATCGAAAAGCTCGACCCCGCCGACGCGAAGGTCCGCCGCGAACTCAAGACCTTGCTCCATCCCGCGCGCGGCCGCCGCGCCGCGTGGATCGGCGCCTTCCTCATATTGATCGCCGGCGCCTGGTGGCTGCTGCGCGACGGCGCGCCGCAGGCGGCCGCGGCGCCCGCGCCGGTGCTGACCGTCGCGGCGCCGATCGCGCGCGACGTGACCTTGTGGGACGAATATATCGGCCGTTTCGAGGCGTCGAAGGCGGTCGAGGTGCGCCCGCGCGTCTCGGGCGCGATCACCGCGATCCACTTCACCGACGGGCAGATCGTCCGCAAGGGTCAGCCGCTCTTCACGATCGATCCGCGCCCCTATCGCGCCGCGCTCGCCGAAGCGCGCGCGGCGGCGGCAAGCGCGCGCAGCGATCTTGCGCTGGCGAGGCTCGAACTCGACCGCGCGAGCCGCCTTGTCGACATCGAGGCGGTGTCGCAAAGCGAGATCGACCGGCTGCGCGCCCGCGTCAATGCGGCCAACGCGGCGCTCGCGGGGGCCGAGGCGCGCATCGCGGCGCGCGCGCTTGACGTGGAATTCACCACCGTCCGCGCGCCGCTCTCCGGCCGCATCTCGGACCGCCAGATCGACGCGGGCAACCTTGTGTCGGCGGGCGATGCCGGCGGCACCTTGCTCACGACGATCAATGCGCTCGACCCGATCTACTTCACCTTCCAGGGTTCGGAGGCGCTGTTCCTCAAGACCAAGCGCGAAGGCGGCCAGAAGGGCGCCGACGTCGAAGTCCGGCTGCAGGATGAAAATGATTATCGCTGGAAGGGCCGGATCGACTTCACCGACAATGGGCTCGATCCGCGTTCGGGCACGATCCGCGCGCGCGGCCGCTTCGACAATCCCGAGATGTTCCTGACCCCCGGCATGTTTGGCAACATGCGGCTGTCGACGGGCCGGACGGCGCATGCGCTGCTCGTCCCCGCCGCCGCGGTGCAGACCGACCAGGCGCGCAAGATCGTCTATGTCGTCGGCAAGGACGGCACGGTCGCGGCGAAGCCGGTCGAGATCGGTCCCGACGTCGATGGCCTTCGCGTCATCCGGTCGGGCCTGACGCCGGCCGATCGGGTCGTCATCAACGGTTATCAGTTCGCGCGTCCCGGCACCAAGGCGGTGACCAAGGCGGGCAAGATCGTCGCCGACGCGCCCGACAAGGCGCCGGCAGGTCCGAACGAGCCGGTGTCGGCGCAGGCGACCTTCGCGAAGTGA